A part of Micromonospora chersina genomic DNA contains:
- a CDS encoding ABC transporter substrate-binding protein, protein MSQMNRRRALQLLAALGTTGLAAGCGSGTDTAEETKPGSPIKIGLIVPGSGPNKVIGDEITNGFQLFLALNDGQLGGHPVTVVPAEEGDTAKTGQAAVEQLLKEGVLALTGVVSSVVMTGIRDAVEQARVPLIGSNASPISLQSVVYIWRTSYVLNEPGEALGQYLRQTLDPSSRIAIFGTQGQSSRDVIDGLRNEYEQGGRRLTEEPIFTPDYPNPGKSVYTGSIRKALDRRPGPDAVFCHYSGAQAVQFIKQLYAQGYRGPIYAPGFLTEGTVLSQLDDGEKGEERALIQKYGIETALNYSADLNNTANRVFASAYRKAHNASPTTFAMASYDAAQVLDKAIRLVGGNPTPQQVNLALGKIGQIDSPRGAWQFNQPRTPQQKWYLRKVQLDGRLLSNVVISELATLG, encoded by the coding sequence GTGTCGCAGATGAACCGCAGGCGGGCGCTACAACTGCTGGCCGCGCTGGGTACCACCGGGCTGGCGGCGGGCTGCGGGTCCGGGACCGACACCGCGGAGGAGACCAAGCCCGGCAGCCCGATCAAGATCGGTCTGATCGTTCCGGGCAGCGGCCCGAACAAGGTCATCGGTGACGAGATCACCAACGGGTTCCAACTCTTCCTCGCCCTCAACGACGGGCAGCTCGGCGGCCACCCGGTGACCGTGGTGCCGGCCGAGGAGGGCGACACCGCCAAGACCGGCCAGGCCGCCGTCGAGCAGCTGCTCAAGGAGGGCGTGCTGGCGCTCACCGGCGTGGTCAGCTCCGTCGTGATGACCGGCATCCGCGACGCCGTGGAGCAGGCGCGGGTGCCGCTGATCGGCTCCAACGCCTCCCCCATCAGCCTCCAGAGCGTCGTCTACATCTGGCGCACGTCGTACGTGCTGAACGAGCCGGGCGAGGCGCTCGGGCAGTACCTGCGGCAGACCCTCGACCCGTCCAGCAGGATCGCCATCTTCGGCACCCAGGGCCAGAGCAGCCGGGACGTCATCGACGGCCTCCGGAACGAGTACGAGCAGGGCGGCCGGCGGCTGACCGAGGAGCCGATCTTCACCCCCGACTACCCCAACCCCGGCAAGAGCGTCTACACGGGCTCGATCCGCAAGGCCCTGGACCGGCGGCCCGGGCCCGACGCGGTCTTCTGCCACTACTCGGGGGCGCAGGCCGTGCAGTTCATCAAGCAGCTCTACGCCCAGGGCTACCGGGGCCCGATCTACGCGCCGGGCTTCCTCACCGAGGGCACCGTGCTCAGCCAGCTCGACGACGGGGAGAAGGGCGAGGAGCGCGCGCTGATCCAGAAGTACGGCATCGAGACCGCGCTGAACTACTCGGCCGACCTCAACAACACGGCCAACCGGGTGTTCGCCTCGGCGTACCGCAAGGCGCACAACGCCTCGCCGACCACCTTCGCGATGGCCTCCTACGACGCCGCGCAGGTGCTGGACAAGGCGATCCGGCTGGTCGGGGGCAACCCCACCCCGCAGCAGGTCAACCTGGCCCTCGGCAAGATCGGCCAGATCGACAGCCCGCGCGGCGCCTGGCAGTTCAACCAGCCGCGTACGCCGCAGCAGAAGTGGTACCTGCGCAAGGTGCAGCTCGACGGCCGGCTGCTCTCCAACGTCGTGATCAGCGAGCTGGCCACGCTCGGCTGA
- a CDS encoding alpha/beta hydrolase family protein translates to MPADPRDVLTRPAPPPDATVAYGDHPDQCADLRRPAGDGPPRRLVVVVHGGFWRAEYDRTHTGPMAAALAALGYPVAQVEYRRTGQPGGGWPHTLTDVLAGVAALPGLAAAALPGLVAAAPPILVGHSAGGHLALYVAAQAPSTVGAVLALAPVADLAEAYRLDLDSGAVAALLGGGPADFPDRYAAADPSSLVPTRTPTVVIHGALDAQVPVGISRSWVAAARATGSPATLVELPECEHFGLIAPDSAAWPQVVTALRSLHDDLQGIDAASPSR, encoded by the coding sequence ATGCCCGCAGACCCGCGCGACGTGCTGACCCGGCCGGCCCCGCCGCCGGACGCCACAGTCGCCTACGGCGACCACCCGGACCAGTGTGCCGATCTGCGCCGGCCGGCCGGCGACGGACCGCCCCGGCGGCTGGTGGTCGTGGTGCACGGCGGCTTCTGGCGGGCCGAGTACGACCGCACCCACACCGGTCCGATGGCGGCGGCCCTGGCCGCGCTCGGTTACCCGGTCGCCCAGGTCGAGTACCGGCGCACCGGCCAGCCGGGCGGGGGCTGGCCGCACACCCTCACCGACGTGCTGGCCGGGGTGGCGGCGCTGCCGGGGCTGGCCGCTGCCGCGCTGCCCGGGCTCGTGGCGGCCGCCCCACCGATCCTGGTCGGCCACTCGGCGGGCGGGCACCTGGCGCTGTACGTGGCCGCGCAGGCCCCGTCCACGGTCGGCGCCGTGCTGGCCCTGGCGCCGGTCGCGGACCTCGCCGAGGCGTACCGGCTGGACCTGGACTCCGGTGCGGTGGCCGCGCTGCTCGGCGGTGGCCCGGCCGATTTCCCCGACCGGTACGCGGCGGCCGATCCATCGTCGTTGGTGCCGACCCGAACACCCACCGTAGTCATCCACGGGGCGCTCGATGCGCAGGTTCCGGTCGGCATCAGCCGCTCCTGGGTCGCGGCGGCCCGGGCCACCGGCAGTCCCGCCACGCTGGTTGAGCTGCCCGAATGCGAACATTTCGGGCTGATCGCACCGGACTCGGCCGCCTGGCCGCAGGTGGTCACCGCGTTGCGGTCCCTGCACGATGATCTTCAGGGCATTGACGCAGCGTCGCCAAGCAGGTAG
- a CDS encoding bacterial proteasome activator family protein, protein MGPMTEARSAGQDDEQGNDGIPGTVVVVGPDGRPVGTVQTDEGQGEDPTRLVEQPAKVMRIGSMIKQLLEEVKAAPLDDASRHRMREIHERSIVELKEGLAPELREELERISLPFTEDQAPSEGELRIAHAQLVGWLEGLFHGIQAALVAQQMAARVQLEQMRSGRQALPSGPGGVLPGMPGMPQTNEGHAPGQYL, encoded by the coding sequence ATGGGTCCCATGACCGAAGCGCGCTCCGCCGGACAGGACGACGAACAGGGCAACGATGGCATCCCCGGCACCGTGGTGGTGGTCGGGCCGGACGGCCGGCCGGTCGGCACCGTCCAGACCGACGAGGGCCAGGGGGAGGATCCGACCCGCCTGGTCGAGCAGCCCGCCAAGGTGATGCGGATCGGCAGCATGATCAAGCAGCTGCTGGAGGAGGTCAAGGCAGCCCCGCTGGACGACGCCAGCCGGCACCGGATGCGCGAGATCCACGAGCGCTCCATCGTCGAGCTGAAGGAGGGCCTCGCCCCCGAGCTGCGCGAGGAGCTGGAGCGGATCTCACTGCCCTTCACGGAGGACCAGGCGCCCAGCGAGGGTGAGCTGCGGATCGCCCACGCCCAGCTGGTCGGCTGGCTGGAGGGGCTGTTCCACGGCATCCAGGCCGCGCTGGTCGCCCAGCAGATGGCCGCCCGCGTCCAGCTGGAGCAGATGCGCTCCGGCCGGCAGGCGCTGCCCAGCGGCCCGGGCGGGGTGCTGCCGGGCATGCCGGGAATGCCGCAGACCAACGAGGGCCACGCCCCCGGCCAGTACCTCTGA
- a CDS encoding HAD family hydrolase yields MGEAPRLVATDIDGTLLRDDRTLSPRTAGVLARISAAGTPVVLVTGRPIRWLQLVYDQLAEPLPAICANGAVVYDPVADKVLRADPLAPELLAEVARRLRAAVPDVSFAVEIVDSRQMRHEAHYPLRWDADADAIRAIESPEELLAVPAVKLLARAGEQDPDVFVRVVAGALQGLAEATHSSYSGLVEISAAGVTKAAGLAWYAARLGIDERDVLAFGDMPNDVPMLTWAGRAVAVANAHPAVLAIADEVAGANTEDGVAAYLEQVFGVA; encoded by the coding sequence ATGGGAGAGGCACCTCGGCTCGTCGCGACCGACATCGACGGCACGCTGCTCCGGGACGACCGGACGCTCAGCCCGCGCACCGCGGGGGTGCTGGCCCGGATCTCCGCGGCGGGCACGCCGGTAGTGCTGGTCACCGGCCGTCCCATCCGCTGGCTCCAGCTCGTGTACGACCAGCTCGCCGAGCCGCTGCCGGCGATCTGCGCGAACGGCGCCGTCGTGTACGACCCGGTCGCCGACAAGGTGCTCCGCGCCGACCCGCTCGCCCCGGAGCTGCTGGCCGAGGTGGCCCGGCGGCTGCGGGCCGCGGTGCCGGACGTGAGCTTCGCCGTGGAGATCGTGGACAGCCGGCAGATGCGGCACGAGGCGCACTACCCGCTGCGCTGGGACGCCGACGCCGACGCGATCCGCGCCATCGAGTCGCCGGAGGAACTGCTCGCCGTGCCGGCGGTGAAGCTGCTGGCCCGGGCCGGCGAGCAGGACCCCGACGTGTTCGTCCGGGTGGTGGCCGGCGCCCTCCAGGGTCTGGCCGAGGCGACCCACTCGTCGTACAGCGGGCTCGTGGAGATCTCCGCCGCCGGGGTGACCAAGGCGGCCGGCCTGGCCTGGTACGCGGCGCGGCTCGGCATCGACGAGCGCGACGTGCTGGCCTTCGGTGACATGCCGAACGACGTGCCGATGCTGACCTGGGCCGGGCGGGCGGTGGCGGTCGCCAACGCGCACCCGGCCGTCCTGGCGATCGCCGACGAGGTGGCCGGGGCGAACACCGAGGACGGCGTGGCCGCGTATCTGGAGCAGGTCTTCGGGGTGGCCTGA
- a CDS encoding HAD family hydrolase, whose amino-acid sequence MTRPGLPKLIATDLDGTLVRSDETVSAYTHEVLDRVRAAGIPVVGATGRGPRLTELTRNDIRAADFLVMAGGGRVVDQSDPAGPLVLRDERLPGAVLARILADLEAAVGPLTVMVEASDEHDAPLWGDYHPSWPYQDRFEARSRAECLSGDVLKAFARTADHHVDELLAVARRIVPAELATLTQAGLGFVEICPPGVDKSTGLTVVAERLGVDPAEVLVFGDQPNDLPMFGWAGWGRVAVANAHPDVRAAADEITLRNDDDGVAVYLDRLLSR is encoded by the coding sequence ATGACCCGCCCGGGACTGCCCAAGCTGATCGCCACCGACCTCGACGGCACGCTCGTCCGCAGCGACGAGACCGTCTCCGCGTACACCCACGAGGTGCTCGACCGGGTGCGGGCCGCGGGGATCCCGGTGGTCGGCGCCACCGGCCGGGGGCCGCGCCTCACCGAGCTGACCCGCAACGACATCCGCGCCGCCGACTTCCTGGTGATGGCGGGCGGGGGCCGGGTGGTCGACCAGAGCGACCCGGCGGGCCCGCTGGTGCTGCGTGACGAACGCCTCCCCGGCGCGGTGCTGGCCCGCATCCTGGCCGACCTGGAGGCCGCCGTGGGCCCGCTCACCGTGATGGTGGAGGCGTCCGACGAGCACGACGCGCCGCTGTGGGGCGACTACCACCCGAGCTGGCCCTACCAGGACCGGTTCGAGGCACGCAGCCGCGCCGAGTGCCTCTCCGGCGACGTGCTCAAGGCGTTCGCGCGCACCGCCGACCACCACGTGGACGAGCTGCTGGCGGTGGCCCGCCGGATCGTCCCGGCCGAGCTGGCCACGCTCACCCAGGCGGGGCTCGGCTTCGTCGAGATCTGCCCGCCCGGGGTGGACAAGTCCACCGGGCTCACCGTGGTCGCCGAGCGGCTCGGCGTCGACCCGGCCGAGGTGCTGGTCTTCGGCGACCAGCCGAACGACCTGCCGATGTTCGGCTGGGCCGGCTGGGGCCGGGTGGCGGTGGCCAACGCCCACCCGGACGTGCGCGCCGCGGCCGACGAGATCACCCTGCGCAACGACGACGACGGCGTCGCGGTCTACCTGGACCGACTACTCTCCCGGTGA
- a CDS encoding OsmC family protein: MPIRTASARWQGNLTEGSGTVRTGKGGLTGNYSFKSRFEEGEGTNPEELIGAAHASCFSMALSKQLADAGATDTSVETTAKVHFDKTDAGMTVTRIDLETVGQAPSLDEAQFTKLAEAAKENCPISRLLSPGAQITLNARLA; the protein is encoded by the coding sequence ATGCCTATCCGTACCGCTTCCGCTCGTTGGCAGGGCAACCTCACCGAGGGGTCCGGCACCGTCCGCACCGGCAAGGGCGGCCTGACCGGTAACTACTCCTTCAAGTCCCGCTTCGAGGAGGGCGAGGGCACCAACCCCGAGGAGCTGATCGGCGCCGCGCACGCCAGCTGCTTCTCGATGGCCCTCTCCAAGCAGCTCGCCGACGCGGGCGCCACCGACACGTCGGTGGAGACCACCGCCAAGGTCCACTTCGACAAGACCGACGCGGGCATGACCGTGACCCGGATCGACCTGGAGACCGTCGGCCAGGCTCCGAGCCTGGACGAGGCCCAGTTCACCAAGCTGGCCGAGGCGGCCAAGGAGAACTGCCCGATCTCGCGGCTGCTCTCCCCGGGCGCGCAGATCACGCTCAACGCCCGCCTGGCCTGA
- a CDS encoding metallopeptidase family protein: MQMTRERFEELVGEALDEVPEELLGLMSNVVILVEDDPPPGEDLLGLYEGHALTSRGWDYAGVLPDRILIFRNPILAICDTEDDVVDEVAVTVVHEIAHHFGIDDDRLHALGWG, from the coding sequence GTGCAGATGACCCGGGAGCGGTTCGAGGAGCTCGTCGGCGAGGCGCTCGACGAGGTGCCCGAGGAACTGCTCGGGCTGATGAGCAACGTGGTCATCCTGGTCGAGGACGACCCGCCGCCCGGCGAGGACCTGCTCGGGCTCTACGAGGGGCACGCGCTCACGTCGCGGGGCTGGGACTACGCCGGCGTGCTGCCCGACCGCATCCTCATCTTCCGGAACCCCATCCTGGCGATCTGCGACACCGAGGACGACGTCGTGGACGAGGTGGCGGTGACCGTGGTGCACGAGATCGCCCACCACTTCGGCATCGACGACGACCGGCTGCACGCCCTCGGCTGGGGCTGA
- a CDS encoding AIM24 family protein, whose product MRSALFSAENLEKESQQPGMRLQNSKMLKIELNGEAMARVGSMVAYQGQVQFQALGSGGIGKFIKQRLTGEGVPLMKLTGRGDVFLAELAKDVHIIDLEPGDALSINGSSVLAFDSTLQYDIKMVGGAGMASSSGLFNCVFTGYGRIAITTKGTPVVLNVDQPTYVDPQAAVCWSANLQTGYHRAEQLGLGTLLGRSTGEAFTMSFAGQGFVVVQPSEEPPVQGSGAQQQQGGLLGGLLQ is encoded by the coding sequence ATGCGCAGCGCGCTGTTCTCCGCGGAGAACCTTGAGAAGGAGTCCCAGCAGCCGGGCATGCGGCTGCAGAACTCCAAGATGCTGAAGATCGAGCTGAACGGCGAGGCGATGGCCCGGGTGGGGTCCATGGTCGCGTACCAGGGTCAGGTGCAGTTCCAGGCGCTCGGCTCCGGCGGCATCGGCAAGTTCATCAAGCAGCGGCTCACCGGTGAGGGTGTGCCGCTGATGAAGCTGACCGGCCGCGGCGACGTCTTCCTGGCCGAGCTGGCCAAGGACGTGCACATCATCGACCTGGAGCCCGGCGACGCCCTGTCGATCAACGGCTCCAGCGTGCTGGCCTTCGACTCCACCCTCCAGTACGACATCAAGATGGTCGGCGGCGCCGGGATGGCATCCTCGTCCGGCCTGTTCAACTGCGTCTTCACCGGCTACGGCCGGATCGCGATCACCACCAAGGGCACCCCGGTCGTGCTCAACGTCGACCAGCCCACCTACGTCGACCCGCAGGCCGCGGTCTGCTGGTCGGCCAACCTCCAGACCGGCTACCACCGGGCCGAGCAGCTCGGCCTCGGCACGCTGCTCGGCCGCAGCACCGGCGAGGCGTTCACGATGAGCTTCGCCGGGCAGGGCTTCGTCGTGGTCCAGCCCTCGGAGGAGCCTCCGGTGCAGGGCAGCGGCGCTCAGCAGCAGCAGGGCGGCCTGCTCGGCGGCCTGCTGCAGTGA
- the pheA gene encoding prephenate dehydratase — protein MPGTPPTRFVYLGPEGTFAEQALRTVPAAERGDRTPARSVGEALDAVRAGEADAALVPLENSIGGAVGVTLDELAEGEPLVITREVILPVEFVLAARTGIALADVRGVAAHPQASTQCRGWLRDHLPDATVVDVLSNGAAAAGAASGEYDAAICAPIGATRHRLTVLADKIADHPDAVTRFALVSRPGPPPPPTGDDVTSLAVYIAHDRVGALLSVLTEFATRGVNLSRIESRPTGEALGRYVFFLDCTGHVADVRLGEALQGLRRVCADVRFLGSYPRHRWNPAASDRPVPAPAGLSDADYADAAAWLSRLRAGELN, from the coding sequence ATGCCGGGAACACCGCCGACCCGCTTCGTCTACCTGGGTCCCGAGGGCACCTTCGCCGAGCAGGCGCTGCGCACCGTCCCCGCCGCCGAACGGGGTGACCGCACGCCGGCGCGCAGCGTGGGCGAGGCGCTGGACGCCGTACGGGCCGGGGAGGCGGACGCGGCGCTCGTGCCGCTGGAGAACTCCATCGGGGGCGCGGTCGGGGTGACCCTGGACGAGCTGGCCGAGGGGGAGCCTCTGGTGATCACCCGCGAGGTGATCCTGCCGGTCGAGTTCGTGCTCGCCGCCCGCACCGGGATCGCGCTGGCCGACGTGCGCGGCGTGGCCGCCCACCCGCAGGCGTCCACCCAGTGCCGGGGCTGGCTCCGCGACCACCTGCCCGACGCCACAGTTGTCGACGTGCTGTCCAACGGCGCCGCCGCGGCGGGCGCCGCGAGCGGCGAGTACGACGCCGCCATCTGCGCCCCGATCGGCGCCACCCGGCACCGGCTGACCGTGCTCGCCGACAAGATCGCCGACCACCCGGACGCGGTGACCCGGTTCGCGCTGGTCTCCCGCCCCGGCCCGCCCCCGCCGCCGACCGGCGACGACGTCACCTCGCTGGCGGTCTACATCGCGCACGACCGGGTCGGCGCGCTGCTGTCGGTGCTCACGGAGTTCGCCACCCGCGGGGTGAACCTGAGCCGGATCGAGTCCCGCCCGACCGGCGAGGCGCTCGGCCGGTACGTGTTCTTCCTCGACTGCACCGGGCACGTCGCCGACGTACGCCTCGGCGAGGCGTTGCAGGGGCTGCGCCGGGTCTGCGCCGACGTGCGCTTCCTCGGCTCGTACCCCCGACACCGCTGGAACCCGGCGGCGAGCGACCGGCCGGTCCCCGCGCCGGCCGGCCTCTCCGACGCCGACTATGCGGACGCGGCGGCCTGGCTGTCCCGGCTGCGCGCCGGCGAGCTGAACTGA
- a CDS encoding ACT domain-containing protein, producing MLDVALLPGEYAVCRLPAGTVLSPRLWGGLAGRDVVTVSWTADGVSVICPAERVPAGADVETEWRCLRLVGPLDAVVTGTLAALVDPLTRARVDVVAFSTYDTDHVLVPTVRLAEATSALERAGHRVHK from the coding sequence ATGCTCGATGTCGCTCTGTTGCCGGGCGAGTACGCCGTGTGCCGCCTGCCGGCCGGCACCGTGCTGTCCCCACGGCTCTGGGGCGGGCTTGCCGGGCGCGACGTGGTGACGGTGAGCTGGACCGCCGACGGCGTCTCGGTGATCTGCCCCGCCGAGCGGGTGCCCGCCGGGGCGGACGTCGAGACCGAGTGGCGCTGCCTGCGGCTGGTCGGCCCGCTGGACGCGGTGGTCACCGGCACCCTCGCCGCCCTGGTCGACCCGCTCACCCGGGCCCGGGTCGACGTGGTGGCCTTCTCCACGTACGACACCGACCACGTGCTGGTGCCCACCGTGCGGCTGGCCGAGGCGACAAGCGCGCTGGAGCGCGCCGGGCACCGGGTCCACAAGTGA
- a CDS encoding arginine deiminase, with amino-acid sequence MTHYVDSEVGRLGTVLLHRPGPELARLTPRNNDSLLFDAIPWVGRAQEEHDAFAAALRSRGVEVLYLATLLAETLAVPDARAELTDLVLRSPRLGDTLRRRVADHLTYLDPAALADVFVAGLAHEEVRIGPDRPGGLVWTLMDRHDFVIDPLPNLLFTRDSSVWIGDRVGVTSLAMPARRRETTLTDAIYRYHPRFVGTEFVYHPELEHLEGGDVLLLAPGVLAVGVGERTTPAGAERLARQVFAAGLAHTILVVPIAQERATMHLDTVCTMVDVDAVLMYPNIASELSAYTVIAGADGEDPRVDGPAPFLRAAADAMDLDQLRVIDTGLDPVTAEREQWDDGNNTLALAPRLCVGYERNVETNAQLERAGIEVIPIAGSELGSGRGGPRCMSCPLVREPLRM; translated from the coding sequence GTGACCCACTACGTGGACAGCGAGGTCGGTCGGCTCGGCACGGTGCTGCTGCACCGCCCGGGGCCGGAACTCGCCCGCCTCACCCCACGCAACAACGACTCCCTCCTCTTCGACGCTATCCCATGGGTGGGGAGGGCGCAGGAGGAGCACGACGCCTTCGCGGCGGCCCTGCGGTCCCGCGGGGTGGAGGTGCTCTACCTGGCCACCCTGCTGGCCGAGACCCTCGCCGTGCCGGACGCGCGGGCCGAGCTGACCGACCTGGTGCTCCGCTCGCCCCGGCTGGGCGACACCCTGCGCCGCCGGGTCGCCGACCACCTCACCTACCTCGACCCGGCCGCCCTGGCCGACGTGTTCGTGGCCGGGCTCGCCCACGAGGAGGTGCGGATCGGCCCGGACCGCCCCGGCGGTCTGGTCTGGACGCTGATGGACCGGCACGACTTCGTCATCGACCCGCTGCCCAACCTGCTCTTCACCCGCGACTCGTCGGTCTGGATCGGCGACCGGGTCGGTGTGACAAGCCTGGCCATGCCGGCCCGCCGCCGGGAGACCACGCTGACCGACGCGATCTACCGCTACCACCCGCGCTTCGTCGGCACCGAGTTCGTCTACCACCCCGAGCTGGAGCACCTGGAGGGCGGCGACGTGCTGCTGCTCGCGCCGGGGGTGCTCGCCGTCGGCGTGGGCGAGCGGACCACGCCCGCCGGCGCCGAGCGGCTGGCCCGGCAGGTCTTCGCCGCCGGGCTCGCGCACACCATCCTGGTGGTGCCGATCGCCCAGGAGCGGGCCACCATGCACCTGGACACGGTCTGCACGATGGTCGACGTCGACGCCGTGCTGATGTACCCGAACATCGCCAGCGAGCTGTCCGCGTACACGGTCATCGCCGGCGCGGACGGCGAGGATCCGCGGGTCGACGGCCCGGCGCCGTTCCTGCGGGCCGCCGCCGACGCCATGGACCTCGACCAGCTACGCGTGATCGACACCGGTCTCGACCCGGTCACCGCCGAACGGGAGCAGTGGGACGACGGCAACAACACCCTCGCCCTGGCGCCGCGGCTCTGCGTCGGCTACGAGCGGAACGTGGAGACCAACGCCCAGCTGGAGCGGGCCGGCATCGAGGTCATCCCCATCGCCGGATCGGAACTGGGCTCGGGCCGGGGCGGCCCACGGTGCATGTCCTGCCCGCTGGTCCGCGAACCGCTGCGGATGTGA
- a CDS encoding DUF5926 family protein: protein MSKRRKSQRAEATPKREKVRDVFVPRPFEGLVDEPEWIALRELVPAASAPLRLTPELVEEYGDRPVTLATVLPMAAPAMTKPDGRVFIGLQRHQQSGDVSRDLADALLCALRTEPGGQVSVPPLPGPGPRLQDILVDGPLEISMHEGFEFWLDPGAADDPNVQASLERANAAIYPTVKLAAARAAYWCQVPEKAHVRLVLPEDEDVALDALSRLSVAGTLTLGDDTRFAGMFRAHGRLVPVWDLPEDAPAADWEEPVTGFAKRYAEALEEREPLDAAGRRARQGLLGRQLTLR, encoded by the coding sequence GTGAGCAAGCGTCGAAAGAGCCAGCGGGCCGAAGCCACCCCGAAGCGGGAGAAGGTGCGCGACGTCTTCGTGCCCCGACCGTTCGAGGGCCTGGTCGACGAGCCGGAGTGGATCGCCCTGCGTGAGCTGGTGCCGGCCGCCTCCGCGCCGCTGCGGCTGACCCCGGAACTGGTCGAGGAGTACGGCGACCGCCCGGTCACCCTGGCCACCGTGCTGCCGATGGCCGCCCCGGCGATGACCAAGCCGGACGGTCGGGTCTTCATCGGCCTCCAGCGGCACCAGCAGTCCGGCGACGTCTCCCGGGACCTGGCCGACGCGCTGCTCTGCGCGCTGCGGACCGAGCCGGGCGGCCAGGTGAGCGTGCCGCCGCTGCCCGGGCCGGGCCCCCGCCTCCAGGACATCCTGGTCGACGGCCCGCTGGAGATCAGCATGCACGAGGGGTTCGAGTTCTGGCTCGACCCGGGCGCCGCAGACGACCCGAACGTGCAGGCGTCCCTGGAGCGGGCCAACGCCGCGATCTACCCGACGGTGAAGCTGGCCGCGGCGCGGGCCGCGTACTGGTGCCAGGTGCCGGAGAAGGCGCACGTGCGCTTGGTGCTGCCGGAGGACGAGGACGTGGCGCTGGACGCGCTGTCCCGGCTGAGCGTGGCCGGCACGCTGACCCTGGGCGACGACACCCGGTTCGCCGGCATGTTCCGGGCGCACGGCCGCCTGGTGCCGGTGTGGGACCTGCCCGAGGACGCGCCGGCCGCCGACTGGGAGGAGCCGGTGACCGGGTTCGCCAAGCGGTACGCCGAGGCGCTGGAGGAGCGGGAGCCGCTGGACGCCGCCGGGCGCCGTGCCCGCCAGGGCCTGCTCGGCCGCCAGCTCACCCTGCGCTGA
- a CDS encoding ATP-binding protein: MVVPHHATGARLARHRLADELADVVPPTLLADLVAVLAELVGNAVRHADPLPGGVVRVAWRLRATAGGPTVQLRVTDGGGASGPLMRIAAPDAADGRGLHIIAGLASRWGVERDGLGQSVWAEFDPAGATRSDLVVAG; encoded by the coding sequence GTGGTGGTGCCCCACCACGCCACCGGCGCGCGCCTGGCCCGGCACCGGCTCGCCGACGAGCTGGCCGACGTCGTACCCCCGACCCTGCTGGCCGATCTGGTCGCGGTCCTCGCCGAGCTGGTCGGCAACGCCGTGCGGCACGCCGACCCGCTGCCCGGGGGCGTGGTCCGGGTGGCCTGGCGGCTGCGGGCGACGGCCGGCGGGCCGACCGTCCAGCTCCGCGTCACCGACGGCGGCGGCGCCTCCGGCCCGCTGATGCGGATCGCCGCCCCGGACGCCGCCGACGGGCGCGGCCTGCACATCATCGCCGGGCTGGCGAGCCGCTGGGGCGTCGAACGGGACGGCCTGGGCCAGAGCGTCTGGGCGGAGTTCGACCCGGCCGGCGCGACCCGGTCGGACCTGGTCGTGGCGGGTTGA